From the Leptospira sp. WS60.C2 genome, one window contains:
- the pgk gene encoding phosphoglycerate kinase codes for MKLPLLEEQNLKGKRVFVRVDFNVPVENGKATDKTRIEKTLPTLELLISKGAKIILGSHLGRPKGGPEPKYSMKPVFDVLSTLVKTKVSFSETVIGPEVVKLANALGEGEILLLENLRFHKEEEANDPGFCKELAKLADVYVNDAFGTAHRAHASTEGVAHLLPAFAGLLMRKEIEVLSGLLAKPERPFVAIVGGSKVSSKFAILKNLLDKVDHLLIGGGMAYTFLKSRAVPVGKSLVEPEFESQAFQLIDRAGVQGVDLQIPIDHIIADNFDPNAKTKSVDKMGIMDGWMGMDIGPKTIDNYVKAIKEAKTILWNGPMGVFEMDKFSKGTIEIAKAISKSKAKTVVGGGDSIAAVNKAGVADKITHISTGGGASLEFLEGRTLPGVECLLPKEGK; via the coding sequence ATGAAATTACCTCTTCTAGAAGAACAAAATCTAAAAGGAAAACGAGTCTTTGTTCGTGTGGACTTCAATGTCCCTGTGGAAAACGGAAAAGCCACGGACAAAACTCGCATTGAAAAAACCCTACCTACTTTGGAACTTCTCATCTCCAAAGGAGCCAAAATCATTTTGGGAAGCCACTTAGGCCGACCAAAAGGTGGACCGGAACCAAAGTATTCCATGAAACCAGTGTTTGATGTTCTATCCACTCTTGTGAAAACCAAGGTCAGTTTCTCAGAGACTGTGATTGGACCAGAGGTGGTAAAATTGGCAAACGCACTTGGCGAAGGGGAAATCCTACTTTTAGAAAATCTTCGTTTCCATAAGGAAGAAGAGGCAAATGATCCTGGTTTCTGTAAGGAACTAGCAAAACTCGCCGACGTCTATGTCAATGATGCCTTCGGAACGGCACACAGAGCCCACGCTTCGACAGAAGGTGTGGCTCACCTTCTCCCTGCTTTTGCGGGTCTACTCATGCGTAAGGAAATTGAAGTCTTAAGTGGCCTCCTCGCAAAACCAGAGCGTCCTTTTGTGGCGATTGTGGGTGGATCCAAAGTCAGTTCCAAATTTGCCATTTTAAAAAACCTTCTCGATAAGGTGGACCATCTCCTCATCGGCGGGGGAATGGCGTATACGTTTTTAAAATCAAGAGCGGTTCCTGTGGGTAAGTCCCTTGTGGAACCTGAGTTTGAATCCCAAGCCTTCCAACTCATCGACCGAGCTGGGGTGCAAGGGGTCGACCTTCAAATCCCCATTGACCATATCATTGCGGACAATTTTGATCCGAATGCGAAAACCAAGTCTGTAGACAAGATGGGAATCATGGATGGATGGATGGGAATGGACATCGGGCCAAAAACCATCGACAATTATGTAAAAGCCATCAAAGAAGCAAAAACCATCCTTTGGAACGGACCAATGGGTGTGTTTGAAATGGATAAGTTCTCCAAAGGAACGATCGAAATTGCAAAGGCCATCAGTAAATCCAAGGCCAAAACCGTTGTGGGTGGAGGAGATTCCATCGCCGCTGTAAACAAAGCTGGTGTGGCTGATAAAATCACTCATATTTCCACGGGTGGAGGCGCTTCCTTAGAATTTTTAGAAGGACGCACTCTCCCAGGTGTGGAATGTTTACTCCCAAAGGAAGGCAAATAA